The genomic segment GATATCCGGTCGTCCAGCCCGACGAGTCGATTGAGCCATCGGTTCGTTTCGCAGTATTCCTCGGTGAGGTCGACGGCCGTGACGGTGCAGGCGAAGCGGTCGGCGACGTAACGCGCGGTGCCGCCGACCCCGCTGCCCGCGTCGAGTACCGCACTCTCGCTGGTGATCCCGGCGAGGTCCACCAGCGCAGCGGTCGCGATGCGGCCCATGGTGTGGAAATCCTCGAGCAGGCCGAGGTCGGCGGGCGCCAGATGCTCGAGGTCTTTTCCGGCGGCGAGCAGCGCCTGCTCGATGTTGTGCTGCGAGAGACCGGTCGAATACTGGGTTCCCTGGCTGGTGGTCATGCTGCAATCCTTTCTAATTGCCGTGCCGGTAGCAGACCCGCGACGACGATCGCCGCGGCCAGTGCGATCCCCGCGCAGACCAGCGAGCCGACTTGCAGGCCGTCCAGGAAAGCGTGGTTGACGGCGGCGCGCACCGGGCCGGCCCGCTCTGCGGGAAGCTGTTCGATCACTTTGTGCGCCGCCGCCATTGAACTGCGCATCGTGGCGGTGACGCTGGTCGGCAAGGTGGCCAGCGCGGGTGCGGTGCCCAGGTGTGCGGAGTAGACCGAGGCGAAGACGCTGCCCACGATGGCCACTCCCAGGGTGCCGCCGAGCTCACGGGTGGTGTCGTTGACGGCCGAGCCGATCCCGGCCTTGTCGGCGGACAGCGAACCCATGATCGATTCGGTGGCCGGCGAAAACGTCAGGCCGAGGCCGCCGCCGAGCAGCAGCATCTGCGTGGCGATCTCGGTGTAACTCGTCGCGGCATCCGCGGTCGATGCCCACGCCAGGCCGGCCGCGAACACGGCCAGGCCTCCGGCCACGACGGCGGTGGTACCGATGCGCTCCACCAGCCGCGGCCCCAGGACGCTGGCTAACGCGATCGAGATGGCGACCGGCAGCAATCGCACGCCGCTCTGAAAAGCGCTGTACTCCTTGATGAATTGGAAGTACTGAGTGATGACGAAGATAAAGCCGAACAAGGTGAGAAAGCCCGCGGTCACCGCCAGGCTGCCGCCGGAGAACCGGCGATTGGCGAACACCGTGACGTCCAGCATGGGATGGGTACTGCGGCGCTCCCACCACGCGAACCCGACGAGCAGGACGGCCGCTAGGGCGAATCCGACCACGGCGCGGGGACTGGTCCAGCCCCACGTCGGCGCCTCGATGACGGTATAGACCAGCGCGGTGACGCCCGCCGCCGACAGCACCAGGCCGGGCACGTCGACGCGAGGTGCCGCGGGGTCGCGAGAAGTCGGCACGAACAAGACGCCGCCGGTGATGGCGATCACCGCGATCGGGATGTTCACCATGAAGATGGCGCCCCACCAGAAATGCTCCAGCAGCCAGCCACCGCTGATCGGCCCCACGGCCACGCCGACACCGACCATCGCCGCCCACAGCCCAATCGCCTTGGCGCGGGGGACGGGGTCGGTGAAGATGTTGGTGATCAAACCCAGTGTGGTCGGGAAGATCAGCGCCGCGCCCACCCCCATGGCGGCCCGCGCCGCGATCAGCTGATCCGCGGAATTCGCCTGCGCCGCAAGGCCTGACGTGATCGCAAACAGTGCGAGGCCGGCATTGAGCCAGCCCCTTCTGCCGTAGCGGTCGCTGAGGCTGCCGGCCGACAGCAGCAGGCCGGACATGACCAGGGTGTAGGCGTCGACGATCCATTGCAGCTGCGCGGTGTCGGCATTGAGTTCGCGCGACAGCGTGGGCAGGGCGACGTTGACGATGGTGGCGTCGACGCTGATCACGAAGACGCCGAGGCAGATGACGGCGAGCGCGAGGTTCTTACGCATGGACGAGACAGTAAACGCGATAGACAAATAAATCAACCATAAGATAGAAAAACATGTCTTCCGCTGGTAAACTGCGGTGGTGCGGACACGCAACTACAACCAGAACTGCCCGATCGCGCGCGGACTCGACGTCTTGGGTGAGCGCTGGACGCTGCTGATCCTGCGTGAGTTGATCGGCGGTCCGCGGCGCTACGGCGATCTGCGCGCCGAATTGCCCGGCATCGCAACCAATCTGCTAGCCGAGCGGCTCAAGGAGCTCCAAGACGCCGGGCTCGTCGATCGGACCGACCTGCCGGCACCGATCGGACGCACGGTTTACACGCTCAGCGACATGGGCTGGCAGCGGGTGCTGCCGATCATGCAAAGCTTCGCCTGGTTCGGCCTGGACTACCTGGACCCGATCGGTGAAGGACCGGTAACGCCGCTCAACGGGTTCCTGGCCGGCATCCTGCTG from the Mycobacterium lentiflavum genome contains:
- a CDS encoding DHA2 family efflux MFS transporter permease subunit; protein product: MRKNLALAVICLGVFVISVDATIVNVALPTLSRELNADTAQLQWIVDAYTLVMSGLLLSAGSLSDRYGRRGWLNAGLALFAITSGLAAQANSADQLIAARAAMGVGAALIFPTTLGLITNIFTDPVPRAKAIGLWAAMVGVGVAVGPISGGWLLEHFWWGAIFMVNIPIAVIAITGGVLFVPTSRDPAAPRVDVPGLVLSAAGVTALVYTVIEAPTWGWTSPRAVVGFALAAVLLVGFAWWERRSTHPMLDVTVFANRRFSGGSLAVTAGFLTLFGFIFVITQYFQFIKEYSAFQSGVRLLPVAISIALASVLGPRLVERIGTTAVVAGGLAVFAAGLAWASTADAATSYTEIATQMLLLGGGLGLTFSPATESIMGSLSADKAGIGSAVNDTTRELGGTLGVAIVGSVFASVYSAHLGTAPALATLPTSVTATMRSSMAAAHKVIEQLPAERAGPVRAAVNHAFLDGLQVGSLVCAGIALAAAIVVAGLLPARQLERIAA
- a CDS encoding winged helix-turn-helix transcriptional regulator; translated protein: MRTRNYNQNCPIARGLDVLGERWTLLILRELIGGPRRYGDLRAELPGIATNLLAERLKELQDAGLVDRTDLPAPIGRTVYTLSDMGWQRVLPIMQSFAWFGLDYLDPIGEGPVTPLNGFLAGILLGFDSGKAAGLEAACRAEIDGRRFDFVVTQGRLAAGRGEPAVTITASAADLVTARLAASDAKRKAALRRIAFIGEPGAVDTLRRAFSL